The following coding sequences are from one Streptomyces sp. NBC_00536 window:
- a CDS encoding mycothiol-dependent nitroreductase Rv2466c family protein, with protein sequence MPDTQVPEKTPVDFWFDPLCPWAWMTSRWMLEVEKVRDIEVRWHVMSLAVLNENKLDELPERYRDLLGPKGLEPVRVVVAAQQKHGSEITGKLYTALGTRFHNEDQGAGRDTIAAALADVGLPAELIEYADSDEYDEILRASHNNGIDRVGQEVGTPVISVPGADGADVAFFGPVVTPAPRGEAAARLWDGTLLVASTPGFFEIKRTRTVGPNFA encoded by the coding sequence ATGCCCGACACCCAGGTGCCCGAGAAGACCCCGGTCGATTTCTGGTTCGACCCGCTCTGCCCCTGGGCCTGGATGACCTCCCGCTGGATGCTGGAGGTCGAGAAGGTCCGTGACATCGAGGTGCGCTGGCACGTCATGAGCCTCGCCGTGCTGAACGAGAACAAGCTCGACGAACTGCCCGAGCGCTACCGCGACCTGCTCGGCCCCAAGGGCCTGGAGCCGGTCCGCGTGGTCGTGGCCGCCCAGCAGAAGCACGGCAGCGAGATCACCGGCAAGCTCTACACGGCGCTCGGCACCCGCTTCCACAACGAGGACCAGGGCGCGGGCCGCGACACCATAGCCGCCGCCCTCGCCGACGTCGGTCTCCCGGCCGAGCTGATCGAGTACGCCGACTCGGACGAGTACGACGAGATCCTGCGCGCCTCGCACAACAACGGCATAGACCGGGTCGGCCAGGAGGTCGGCACCCCGGTGATCTCGGTGCCCGGCGCCGACGGCGCGGACGTGGCCTTCTTCGGCCCGGTCGTCACCCCGGCCCCGCGCGGCGAGGCCGCGGCCCGGCTGTGGGACGGCACCCTGCTGGTGGCGTCCACGCCCGGCTTCTTCGAGATCAAGCGGACCCGTACGGTCGGCCCGAACTTCGCGTAG